In the genome of Acanthopagrus latus isolate v.2019 chromosome 17, fAcaLat1.1, whole genome shotgun sequence, the window AACCTGAACAAAATACTGGTACAGCATTTTATCGAATCTCTTCCTCTTGTGATACAATTATGGATACCCTAGCActaaatatcaatatttgtgTCAACCATGCGGGTGCTTTAAACAGATTCCCCtgacagtttgatttaaaagagtCACTACTCCTTTGGTGTGTAATCTTaatttacacatatttaaaagaatttagtgagttaaagttttatcattactttaaaatgtttatttctagAACTATTCTGCTTTCTGGCAGTCTGACCTTTTGCCAGTTTATGGCTATTTTACATTGGAACAATGGTACACACACATCGACGGACATAAACAAGTCGCAGTCAATGTATGAGATAAAGACGCACTACACTAAGCCTATGCACTTTAAGTCAAATTTTTGTAATGCAGTGAATGAATACTAATTCTTGCACTCTGCCTAGGTATTTGGTATTCTTCAGGGGGACAGACATTGTGATGGTTatcttttgtcttcctcttgcTCTCAATGTGCACCTTATCTAAGAAGAAGATTACAGGCAGAAAGGCAGCACCCTGAGACGTTGCACTACAGCACCCCCTACCTACAACTCAGCATTTTACAGTGGTTAAAGTGTTGCCACACTGTGATCACAATACTAGTTACAAATGTTCCCTGCAGGTGTGTCCAGATGTGGAGTTTCTGTCCCCTCTCAGGAGGAATCATATGCTCTCCACTGACCTTCTTATTTCTCCTCTCTGAGCCTCTTTGCGGGGTCGTTCTGAACCAGTGAGTGTTGTTAAATGGTATCAGTAGTGTTGTATGAAGTTCTTAAAAGTCATAGTTTAGTAAAAGTGAAGTTACCATGTTAAAATAATACTACTGTTACATTTAAGTCAGCCAtacaaatagtacttgagtaaaagtctacTCCAGCTGGTTTGAAAAGTTATGTTTGGTGATGACAATGCATTGACCTGTTTGTTTATTCCCACAGCTGTAGCCTGAACAATTTGCTTTCTGACCCCTGACACTGCGTTCCAGACAACTCAGAATCTGAAATGTCCGACCTCTAACTAGAAAAACCACAACAGAGCGCCATTTAAGGTCAGGACTCCTACTGGTAAACTCAGCACACATCCATCTACCCCGACTTCATGGGGGAGCAGTTTTCTGAATGGAATACACACTTGCCAAAGAGacaaaagattattttgttACCATCTGCCAAGTTTTTCGTTAACTTTTTCAATAGCACTGCCAGCTCACTGGACAGGGTTCAGACCACATAGAATCCAACTTGCTACCTTGTTCATGGTCCTTCTAGCTAGATTATAACAGAAAAACTGTCATAGGGATGAGATGGCCTAGAATGTTTCActattatatttaatttcttcAGTCACTCATCAGAATAATTCCTAATGAAATAATTAGCTgcaagaaatgaaaaaatggattcacatatttaaaaaaaaaaaaaaaaagatcagtgcATTCAAGTTTTTGATATAATCTTAATTTTCCCATCATGACAATAAGCTTCCCAGCTAGCTGGCAGTAGACAGTGTTTGGTGCAGGACCGATGGTGCTTAAGATTAACACTTCACTACAGCAAGCAAGAAAAAATATGCAGCTTCTGAGAAGTTTTCATGACTTTAAATTGCTCTTTTTTGTAGATGCCCAGCTATGAAAACAAGATTGTTCAGCAAGGTGTCTACATAAATAACCATTTATCTAAGAACAGCTTTAGTCAAAAGTACAAGTCAGAATTACAGTGTGAATTGCGGTTTAAAATGGCTGCAAAAGAATGGAATATGGATAAAAAGAAGAATGGATGTTTATCCTTGATTAGTCTATCAGTAACTAGAACACACATCGAAACCACATTCCCATTTCCCATGATTTTATTTGTAAGCTGTGTCCAATACACAAGCAAGACACAAGAAAAATGTCACCATAGCAACAAGAAAGTTATCATTCACTAACTCTCTCCTGATtcagtttctttattcagtGTACAACTCAATGCTGTCACAGGAATTTTTATCTGCTTTAACTCAATCTTTTTTCACCCCCGAGCAAGTGCGATTCTTTTTTGCAACTTCACAAGAATTCatctcacattttcattttcacacgAAGCTTGCAAGCACATGTAAATTCACAACCACACTGTTCATTATGATGTCATTTAGTGTCACATTACTGTAACTGTTTTACAAGCatcagaaaacagaagcagaaccaGCGATGACTTTCCCTGAATCAACACTCTTTTATACTGAGAGCGGGCCCTGAACCAACACCACTGGCTTTGGACATAAAATATTGATTTCGATGTGGCATTAACTTGGAAGAGATAGTGTCTGGATTTATTACCAGCTTTTATACACATCAGTCAACATTCAATGAGGCAGAGTGCAGCTTTTACATGGTAAAACTCGAAGTTAATTTGCCATTTCACCCACTGTGTGGCTGCTTTCCTAGAATGGCTCTAGTGTTTAGGGAAATTTGCATAAATCTATAGTGCTGAGCAACTGTTGGGCAATAGCTGCAAGGCTTATTATATACCCTCACCTTCCTCTAACTGATCAAAGGTGTAACGCAAACAAAGTCACTCACAACTTCTATTGAGGCCATACATCTGTACAAATGCCTCAAGTTCCCTGATCTTTACCAGCAAGTTTTTAAAGGGTCCTGAGCTGACATGTCTTTTACCAGACAAATGACAACTAAGAACCTTCAAGAGATAAAGAGAACAAACTTGATGACAAACATGCAAGATTATTTTACCAAAAAACAACCTAAGTTTATTAAGAGACAAGAATTAATGGATATTGGTGTTGATGGGCTGTTAACAATGCCAAGCATCTCTGTCCGTATTCTGTAGATAAGACTTCttatattacaatatttattCCTGCTCTCCATGTGTTCATTGGTGTATCAGCTCCATGGCAGTGTTACTTGATGTCCATCAAgttcttctcatcctcctcaaCTGTGTCCAACCACATCTGGTCAAACTAGTGCTGTTTCCTCCTGAATGAGCATCCTGAGGAGAGATGGATTGAAATGGATggatgttagtgtgtgtttactgatgGTGCTTTTGGCTGTATTGCAACTAATATTCCATTCATGCTGTTCATCAATTTGGATAGACTAAATATTAGGATGCCCATAGCAACACACAGTGTCAACCTAAAACTTATCTTTAATTTCAGGCAGACAGTCTTTAGTGATTAATTACAGAAAACTAAACCCCTCTCCCTCACGGAAATCGTTAGTTGAGTCAATGTCGGCCTAAAGATGGAAACCGTGTTTTAGAAGTTTACAATTCAGTCCAACATCAGGCGAGGTAGCATCAACAGTCTTATTAAAGTTGGGATTAAAAGTATAAAGCCAGTCAACAGAATGGGGATGGTGCGTCACTGACAGATAAcgtaaaagagaaaaactcaTGTTGCTTTCTGCCTTTCAAAGACTGAATCACCTAAAAACGAGTGTGGTTTTAGTGACAATAGTTGCAGCTGCACCCACAGTAACTCAAAGCTGAGCACATTGAGAAGCCCTTGGTTGCCACGGCAGCAGAGCCCAGTATAGAGTGGGTAAAAACAAACCTTGACCTGAAGCTCAAACAATTCACTAACATGTTGTACACAATGTATCATCATTTCTGGAATGTGTTCCAATTCTGATCCATCTTTTATCAGAAACAACAGATCAccaacaatatgtcaaaacacattttaatgagaaataaTTTGTGCTCGCAGTTTACTGTGtagaaataaatcaaagaaGATGAATTTCTGCCACATCTACGAGAGTCACTGTATGCCTTGGTTGACACCCCATTCATGACCAATACATTGAAAGGGCAACACAAAGGCAAATATCTAAGAGATGTAGTGCACAGTAAAGTTCCATTACCCAACCCCAACTAAATATTGGGTTTGTGTACATGCTGCCTAAAGCGTTGGAAATCTCTCCAGGTTCCGGTTcaattattttgcaaaatgtgattttattaaaaaatgcaatcaaCTGAATTACCAAGACCCCATTAACACAGTGAACCTGGGGCTTTTTGTTGCCACCAGGATACTGTTCACTTTACCAGTAGTCTGAGCTGTGCCATCCTGCATGTAAGGTTACTGTCAGTGAtggatgaaataaagaaaatatatggTTTTGGGTATCAAATCAGGTGATACAGTCCAGATTCAGTCAAGTTGGGTCTTAAAGATATGAGACTTTACGAGtaactacttttttttgtacatgctGGATTTGTATCTCAGTTTTAGACATGTGCAGAACAGAGTTTTACAgaacacacatatatactgATCTATTATTAGATTATGTTAAACACATATACAAATAGACAATATGATCTGATAACCTTGAATACATTATAGTATACTGTCATATTAATGTTACACACAATCAAAATTTGGTtacaagaaagtgaaaactagtggagatgttacatttttgattgatggcttattgttgttgttgatgatgatgatggatgatgataataacaataataataataataataataataataataataataataatatgattaCCATACACCTTCTGCAAGAACTTTTTGGTTCATGATGCAAGTCATCATTAGAGTTCAAATTGAATGACTCATTAAAAATTAACCGGTAAGACAGTTTATTCtctgtgcgtgtttgtttgttttccagtaCCTTCTGTGAGGCGAGCCTTCCCTCCTGTCGGCTGACAGAGCACTGTGGAGCAGCCGACACACAGCACTACAGTCTGAGCGTGGCTAAACACTGTGGTGATCTTGTAGCAACCTGcggacaacaaacacacacaaacaaaccattgGATTGGAGCAGCCATGAACTCTTACACATAGCAAACATGGTATGATCATGTACtactaaaaaaacaagttaGGTATATTTAAGTGTTTCACTTGATCGTTTATTCAGTGACACATCTGAAtactcattttgtgttttgagactATGTTTGGCCCAACAATATCCCAATACCACAACTCTGTGATTACAGATGTGTTCTTGCAGCTGTTTGCTTAAAAGAGTCACTTGAAACTCATTCAGCAGGCAGCCACAAGTGTCACTGTATGCCTTATTTGACACCCCGATCATTAGGGGAACAATGAAAGGGCAACACATAAAGGCAAAAAATTTTAATATAAGTCTAATGTAGATAT includes:
- the rps27.2 gene encoding 40S ribosomal protein S27.2 isoform X1, whose product is MPLAKDLLHPTPEEERRRHKKKRLVQCPNSYFMDVKCPGCYKITTVFSHAQTVVLCVGCSTVLCQPTGGKARLTEGCSFRRKQH
- the rps27.2 gene encoding 40S ribosomal protein S27.2 isoform X2; translated protein: MDVKCPGCYKITTVFSHAQTVVLCVGCSTVLCQPTGGKARLTEGCSFRRKQH